GCGCCCTCGTGACTCGCCACCTCCTCGCCGTCGAGGTAGACGGTCGCGTCGCGGGCGACTCCGTGGAAGGTGAACAGCAGCGAGTCCTCGGTTCGGGTCTCGAACGTCCGCCGATACCACGCCGGGCCGACGTAGTCGGCGTACTCCCGGTGGGCGTTCCAGGAGCTCGGAACGCTCAGTCGGTCCGCCTCCTCGGCCGGGAACGACTCGTGATAGTCGCCGTCGTACCCCTCGTCTCCGGGGTCGGTGAGGAACTCCCACTGTCCGTCGAGGGTCCGCTGGTGTCGCTCCGTCGTCGTCTCGAACGTCCGGTGCATGCCTCTTTCTCGGTCACCCTTGCCGAATAAACGTTGCTACCCGTGCGGGCGAAACGTTAAGTTAGAATGTCACGATATGACGGTATCGATGGTTGGCGACCCTTACGACGGTAGTGAGGCTCACGGCGGCGAGGTCGACGGCGACACCCGTGGCGGGTCGACGGGCTCCGGACGGCTGGACAGGCGAGCGTTCGTCTCGCTCGCCGGAACGGTCGCCGCGGCGGCGCTGTCGGGGTGTTCGAACGAGTCCGACGACGATCCGACGACGGCCGGTCGGCAGCGCGACGTTGACGGGCCGGTGGTGTCGGTGATGACCGGCGCCCAGCCCAGCACCCTCGACATGGGGCCGAGCATGAACACCCCCGCCGGTCGGCCCCACTTCGAGGGGTTCCTCCAGAGCCTCGTCCTCCCGACGCACGCGCCGACCGGCCGGAGCCTCACCAGCGACCACATCTGGACGGTCGACGGCTCGGCGCTGCCGGTCCCCTGCGCGGTCGAGTCACGGGAAGTCACCGACGATGGAGACGTTCGCTACCGCTTCGACGACCGGCTGACCTACTGGTCGGGCGCCCCTCTCGACGGCCAAGCGTACTACCTCCGCGACCGGGTCGGGTGGCTGGAGACGAACGGCGCCTTCCGCGAGGAGTCGTTCGGAGGCGAGCTGGAGAGCGACATCGTCTACCGCCGGTCGCCGCTGGCCGGCCCGACGAACCCGGCGGCCGCGCGGGCGAACGCCCACCCCGGCATGCCGCCGCTGCCGCCCGCCTACAGCGAGCCCTGGGTCGAACGGTTCGAGGACGCGACGACCGAGGAGGCGGTCCAGGGAACGTATCTCGACTACCACCAGGGGAAGCTCTCGGTCGAGACCTTCGCCGAGGAGGGGTACGGGACCGGCCGCTACGAAGTCCGGTCGGCCGACGACGTGACGAGCGAGCTGATCGAACTCCCCTACGGACTGCGTACGAACACGGAGGTCGTCTACGCCGAACCCCGCTCGGAGTACCCCGGTCCCACCGACCGGCCGACGCTCCGGATCGTCTGCGGGTCACGGACGAGCTCACCGGGGATAGCGAGCAAGCCGTCGGGCTCGATGTACGACCCGCGAGACTTCGTCAACGGCGACGAGATCGACTTCGGCCGGGGCGTGATCGCCGAGTCGAAGGGCGACTTCTTCCGGAAGCAGGTCCCCGACGACATCGAGCAGCTGACCACCTGGCCGAACCCGGCCGGCGGCGGGCGACAGCTCACGTTCAACTGGGCCAACGACCACCTCCGGCGGCTGTGGGTGCGCCGCGCCATCGTCGCCGCCGCGCCGTTCGAGCGGATGCGCTCGAACCAGTACGGTCGCGGGTCGATGGCGCCCTCGTCCGACGCCGGGACGCTCGGGTCGATCGCCGAGCGCGCGCTCGGCGAGTCGTTCGTCGATTCGCTGTACACTTATCCGCTGGCCACGGACACCGACCTGGCGGCGCGATGGCTGCGCCGGGCCGGCTACGAGCGCGTCGACGGTCTGTGGACGGGACCCGAGGGGGAGGGGCTCTCGCTGACGCTGTCGGTCTTCTCGTCGGAGGTCGGCGACGTGCAGACGCTCGTCGCCGGGCTGGAGGCGTTCGGGATCGCGATCGAGGTCGAACAGCTGCTCGCCGGCGGCATCTCCTACGAGGGCAACGTCGAGGCGGGCGGGTTCGACCTGCTCGTCTCGAACGCGCCCGCCGGCGGGTCGGTGCTGCCGTACTACGGCGACTGGTTCTCGGTCTGGGGGAGCGGGATGTCGATGCCGCCGATCGCCGTGGCGGGCAACCCGCTGGGGAGCTGCCGCGACGACCCGCCGCTGGCGTCGGTCCCGGCGTCGGTGACGCTCCCGTCCGAGCCCGGCTCGCTCGCGGTCGACGGCGTCGACTACGCCGACAGCGGCGGGACCTACGAACACGACGCCGGCGAGACGGTCGCGCTCTGTGAGACGGTCGACCGGCTGCACGACGCAGGGACCGACGTCGAGGGGTTCCGCGAGGCGGCCCGGCGCTGCGCTCGGTGGTACAACTACGCAGTCCCGAACTTCGTGTTCGCCCAGGACCGGGTCGGGCTCTGGGCGGAGCTGAGCGAGTTCGCGGTGTCGGCCGACGAGGACCGCTCGCTCGGGATGAGTCGGGGGGAGCCGACGGCGCCCGTCCACTACCACGTCCAGGCGGGGACGCTCCGTCGGGCGGGCGCCGCGGAGTGACTGCGCTCCAGCCGCACCGGTCGCGGGCGCCCGAGGGTAGCGGGAGCCACCGATCGGAAGCGAGAGTGTTCGATCGGGAGCGGGCGCACCCGAGCGAGTCGAACGCCAGTTCTATGGACGCCCGCCCCAGAGAGCGGATATGGAAATCGAACCGGTCGACGGGGCAGTGTTCATCTACACCTTCGGGGTGATGTTCAGTGCCCTCTGGCTCTCGACGCCGGGGACGCCGCCGCTGAACCTCTTCATCTTCGCGCTGTTCGGCGTCGTCTCGCTGGGGTGGACCGCCTACTTCAAGTGGCAGATCGCGCCGCAGTTCCGCCCCGACGAGGACGAAGAGGACGAGGAACCGGAGACGCCGCGGCCCCCGACCGCCGAGGAGTAGTCCGGCTCGGCCGCCCCGACCGAGGCCGACCGGTCAGTGGACGGTCCGCTCGTCGGACGTGTCGATGTCCTCGCGCGGGTCGGTGTTGCCGCCGCTGGAGGTGGCGCGGTCGTCGCTGGGGGCGGCCCACTCGACGGCGTTGGCGAGCACCTTCTGGATCTCCTCGTCGTGGTAGATGGGGTAGGTCTCGTGACCCGGTCGGAAGTAGAAGATCCGGCCGTTGCCGCGGCGGTAGGTACAGCCCGAGCGGAACACCTCGCCGCCCTCGAACCAGGAGTTGAACACCAGCGTCTCGGGCTGGGGCACGTCGAAGCGCTCGCCGTACATCTCCGCCTCGTCGAGTTCGATACAGTCGTCGATCCCGTCGGCGATGGGGTGGCTCGGCTCGATGACCCACAGCCGCTCGCGCTCGGCCGCCTCGCGCCACTTCAGCGAGCAACTGGTGCCCATCAGCCGCTTGAACACCTTCGAGTAGTGCGCGGAGTGGAGGACGAGCAGCCCCATCCCGTCGCGGACCGCCTCGACGACCCGCTCGGCGACCTCGTCGGAGACTTCGTCGTGGGCGGCGTGGCCCCACCACGTCAGCACGTCGGTCTCGGCGAGCACGTCTTCGGTGAGGCCGTGCTCGGGCTCCTGTAGCGTCGACGTCTCGGTGTCGAAGCCGCGCGCGTCGAGCGCGGCGGCGATGGCGCCGTGGATGCCGTCGGGGTAGATCTCCGCAACCGTCTCGGACTCCTGCTCGTGGACGAACTCGTTCCAGACCGTGACGCGTGTGTCGGGCATGCGTACACGCTGGCGCCCCGGGCGCATGCCCGTTCGGGTTCCGGAGAGTTACCCGACCAACCGCGCGCTTTTTGTCGGGGGACGGCAACGACGGGCAACCTATGAGCGAGTTCGAACCAGGGTCGGACGGGCCCGCCGAGCGGGTGCGCGTCGACCAGGTCGGATACCTCCCGTCGGCGCCGAAGCGAGCCGTCGTCGCCGTCGAGACCGACCGGTCTACAATCGAGGCCGAACGGTTCGCCGTCCGCGAGTGCGGGCCCGGGGACGTCGTCCGCTCGGGGGCACTCTCGGATCCGGTCGACGACCCCGACGCGGCCGAGACAGTCCGTCGCGCCGACTTCTCGACGCTCTCCGAACCGGGCGAGTACCGGGTCGCAGTCGGGCGCGGCGTGACGGACGACGGCGACCTGCAAGCGGTCACCGCCGAATCGGTTCCCTTTCGCGTCGGCACGGACGCGTACGACGGGGTGCTGGCCGACGCCGTCCGCCTGTACACGCTGAAGCGGTCGAACACCGCCATCGACGATCCCGTCACCGGACTCGACGTACCGGCAGGCCACACGCAGGACGCCCGGGCGGCGATGTACTTCGGCGACGAGTTCCGCGACGACGGCGAGCGGCTGGACGTCTCCGGCGGCTGGTACGACGCCGGCGACTACGGGAAGTACGTGCCGCCGGCCGCGGTGACGGTTGGGCAGCTGCTCCTGGCCTACGAGCAGTATCCGTCCGCGTTCGAGGCCGGGCAGTGCGACCTGCCGGTCGAGGCGTCCGGAGTCGAGGGGTCGGTGACCGACGGCGAGGACGCGTTCGAACTGCCGGACCTGCTCGTCGAGGCGAAGTTCGAACTCGAATGGCTGGAACGGATGCAACGCGAGGACGGCGCCCTCTATCACAAGGTCGCAGCGCGGGAGTGGCCCGCGATCGACGAGGCGCCGACCGACGACGACCGCGAGCGGTTCGTCTACGGCCTCTCGACGTTCGGCACCGCCCAGTACGCGGCCGCGATGGCGATGGCCGCCAGAGTCTACGCCGAGCGGGCGCCCGAGTTCGCCGAGCGCGCGCTCGAACACGCTCGCGGGGCACACGCTTACCTCGAATCGAATCCCGACCCCGAGTTCCGCTTCGACGAGGGCCAGGACGACGGGTCCGGCCCCTACCGCAAGGACACCGACCGCGAGGAGCGATTCTGGGCGACCGCGGAGCTGCTGAAGACCACCGGCGACACCCGGTACGCCGACTATCTGGAGGTCCGGTTCGCCGACCTCTTCGACGCCGAGGCGCGGGCCCCGGTCTGGGACGACACGCTCTCGCTCGGCCAGTGGGCCTATCTCACCGCCGACGCGGCCGACGACGCCCGTGCTGACCGGCTCGAATCCGCGTTCGTCGACTACGCCGACGACCTCGTCGCGGCCATCGAGGCCGACGGTTACCGCTGCGCGCTCGATACCGAGGACTACCACTGGGCGTCGACCAAGTTGGCGCTCTCGAAGGGGAGTCTGCTCCTGCTCGCGAACGCGATCGACTCGGACGCGCGCTACGTCGCGGGCGCGCTCGACCAGTTGCACTACGCGCTGGGGCGGACGCCGACCGGCTACAGCTACGTGACCGGCCAGGGGACCCACCCGCCGCGCAACCCCCACGACCGCCTCGTGGAGGGCACGGGAACCGACCTCCCGGGGATGGTCGTCGGCGGCGCCAACCGCAACGGCGACGACGAGACGGTCGCCGAGTACATCGCCGAGACCGACGCGCCGCCCGCGAAGTGCTACGTCGACGCCACGGAGTCGTATTCAGCCAACGAGTGGGCCATCGACTACACCGCCCCGATCGTCTTCCTGCTCGGGCACGCCCGGACGATGGGCGACGCCTGAGGCGGCACCTCGCCGTTCGACCCGCGGGCTATCGGCGTTCCGGCGCCACCTCGTCGCCGAACAGCTCCATCCCGCGCGTGCTCGGGAAATCGGGGAAGATGAGCTGGAGCTTCCCGAACCCCAGCTCGCGGATCGGTTCGATCTGCTCCGCGACTTCGGCGGGCGTTCCGATCAGGAAATCCCCCTTCTCGCGGGCCTCTTCCGGTGTGCTCAGCTGGTCGTCGACGTCCTCCTCCTCGCCCCACGGCAGCGGGAAGATCTCCTCGCACAGCCGGTCGAGTTCCTCGGGGTCCTCCCGGACGATGCAGTGAGCGAGCCACGACCGCTCGACATCCGCGGGGTCGCGCCCCTCGGCTTCGAGGTACTCGTCGAACTTTCGAGCTTTGAACTCGATCGGTTTGCCACGGGCTCGCCCGGATATCTCGACGTTCCACTCGTCGGCGTGGCGAGCGGCGAGCCTGAGCATCCGCGGGCCCGCGCCGCCGACGACGATCGGCGGATGGGGGTCCTGGAGCGGTTTCGGCTCGTTGTAGGCGTCGTCGATCTCGTAGTGGTCGCCCGAGAAGCCGGGCGCGTCCTCGGTGAACATCGCCCTGATCACCTGGATGCCCTCGTCGAGCATGTCGATGCGCTCGTTGACGGGCGGGAAGTCGTAGCCGTAGGCCTCGTGCTCCTCGCGGTGCCAGCCACAGCCGAGCCCGAGGCGGACCCGACCCTCGGAAAGGTGGTCGACGGTCGTCGCCATCTTCGCCAGCAACGCGGGGTTGCGGTAGGTGATCGACCCGACGAGCGGGCCGATGTCGAGATCGGTTCCCTGGGTCCGCTCGGCGATGGCCGAGAGGAGCGTCCAGACCTCGAACTCCTCGTGGTTCGGCCCGAGCATGAAGTGGTCCGGCGCCCACAGCCCGTCGAGCCCCGCGTCGACGGCAGCGTCGACCCCCGCCATCACGGTGTCGCGGTCGACGTGCTCCAATAGTGGGGTGTCCCTGTGGACGCCCGCGCCCGCGTAGCAGCCGACCATCCAGTCGAATTGCATAGCGGAACCGGGGGTGGCAGCGACTTCAGTGTCGGGGTCGATCTGTGGTGGGGAAACGAGAGCGAACGAGAGCGACCGCAGGAGGTAGCAAGCGATGAACGCCCTCTGCCCGTTCGCTAGCAGTGAACTCGACTGGCGACAACAGGCGGTGAACGCCCTCTGCCCGTTCGCTAGCAGTGAACTCGACTGGCGACAACAGGCGGTGAACGCCCTCGGCCCGCTCGCGGTCGCTGAGTCGGATATCCGCGCTCTCCAAACCGCCCGCGCGGATAGAGCCGACTCAGACGACTGAACTGGACGCGAGCGCGCCTCGCCCTTTCAATCCGCCAGGGACCGCCCCGCACGGCACCGCAGCCGGCCACGACCCTCCCCAGCCGACTCCCTCGCTCGCTGCGCTCGCTCAGTCATCCCTCGCACGGCTTCGTCGCGCGCAC
This DNA window, taken from Halosimplex litoreum, encodes the following:
- a CDS encoding ThuA domain-containing protein; this translates as MPDTRVTVWNEFVHEQESETVAEIYPDGIHGAIAAALDARGFDTETSTLQEPEHGLTEDVLAETDVLTWWGHAAHDEVSDEVAERVVEAVRDGMGLLVLHSAHYSKVFKRLMGTSCSLKWREAAERERLWVIEPSHPIADGIDDCIELDEAEMYGERFDVPQPETLVFNSWFEGGEVFRSGCTYRRGNGRIFYFRPGHETYPIYHDEEIQKVLANAVEWAAPSDDRATSSGGNTDPREDIDTSDERTVH
- a CDS encoding periplasmic substrate-binding domain-containing protein; translated protein: MVGDPYDGSEAHGGEVDGDTRGGSTGSGRLDRRAFVSLAGTVAAAALSGCSNESDDDPTTAGRQRDVDGPVVSVMTGAQPSTLDMGPSMNTPAGRPHFEGFLQSLVLPTHAPTGRSLTSDHIWTVDGSALPVPCAVESREVTDDGDVRYRFDDRLTYWSGAPLDGQAYYLRDRVGWLETNGAFREESFGGELESDIVYRRSPLAGPTNPAAARANAHPGMPPLPPAYSEPWVERFEDATTEEAVQGTYLDYHQGKLSVETFAEEGYGTGRYEVRSADDVTSELIELPYGLRTNTEVVYAEPRSEYPGPTDRPTLRIVCGSRTSSPGIASKPSGSMYDPRDFVNGDEIDFGRGVIAESKGDFFRKQVPDDIEQLTTWPNPAGGGRQLTFNWANDHLRRLWVRRAIVAAAPFERMRSNQYGRGSMAPSSDAGTLGSIAERALGESFVDSLYTYPLATDTDLAARWLRRAGYERVDGLWTGPEGEGLSLTLSVFSSEVGDVQTLVAGLEAFGIAIEVEQLLAGGISYEGNVEAGGFDLLVSNAPAGGSVLPYYGDWFSVWGSGMSMPPIAVAGNPLGSCRDDPPLASVPASVTLPSEPGSLAVDGVDYADSGGTYEHDAGETVALCETVDRLHDAGTDVEGFREAARRCARWYNYAVPNFVFAQDRVGLWAELSEFAVSADEDRSLGMSRGEPTAPVHYHVQAGTLRRAGAAE
- a CDS encoding glycoside hydrolase family 9 protein, with amino-acid sequence MSEFEPGSDGPAERVRVDQVGYLPSAPKRAVVAVETDRSTIEAERFAVRECGPGDVVRSGALSDPVDDPDAAETVRRADFSTLSEPGEYRVAVGRGVTDDGDLQAVTAESVPFRVGTDAYDGVLADAVRLYTLKRSNTAIDDPVTGLDVPAGHTQDARAAMYFGDEFRDDGERLDVSGGWYDAGDYGKYVPPAAVTVGQLLLAYEQYPSAFEAGQCDLPVEASGVEGSVTDGEDAFELPDLLVEAKFELEWLERMQREDGALYHKVAAREWPAIDEAPTDDDRERFVYGLSTFGTAQYAAAMAMAARVYAERAPEFAERALEHARGAHAYLESNPDPEFRFDEGQDDGSGPYRKDTDREERFWATAELLKTTGDTRYADYLEVRFADLFDAEARAPVWDDTLSLGQWAYLTADAADDARADRLESAFVDYADDLVAAIEADGYRCALDTEDYHWASTKLALSKGSLLLLANAIDSDARYVAGALDQLHYALGRTPTGYSYVTGQGTHPPRNPHDRLVEGTGTDLPGMVVGGANRNGDDETVAEYIAETDAPPAKCYVDATESYSANEWAIDYTAPIVFLLGHARTMGDA
- a CDS encoding LLM class flavin-dependent oxidoreductase; this translates as MQFDWMVGCYAGAGVHRDTPLLEHVDRDTVMAGVDAAVDAGLDGLWAPDHFMLGPNHEEFEVWTLLSAIAERTQGTDLDIGPLVGSITYRNPALLAKMATTVDHLSEGRVRLGLGCGWHREEHEAYGYDFPPVNERIDMLDEGIQVIRAMFTEDAPGFSGDHYEIDDAYNEPKPLQDPHPPIVVGGAGPRMLRLAARHADEWNVEISGRARGKPIEFKARKFDEYLEAEGRDPADVERSWLAHCIVREDPEELDRLCEEIFPLPWGEEEDVDDQLSTPEEAREKGDFLIGTPAEVAEQIEPIRELGFGKLQLIFPDFPSTRGMELFGDEVAPERR